CTGGCCGACCCATTTTGAAGCCATGTCGCGGGTGTGATCAAAGAGATAGCCGACCAGGATCAGCGGACCGATCGCTAATAGTACCTTAGTAAGAATCCCACAGGCATCATAGACCTCGAACGTTACCCAAAGCGCACCGTAAAAAACCCACTGTGCGCCTTCAAAGGCGAGAATGTCTTGGCTATTCATTGGTCCTATTTCGGCCGCAATCTTCTGAAACGAGCCCAGACTTAACGCAAACATCAGGTCGAGCTGTTGCGGGATATTAATCAGCGCAATACTACTACCGCTGATTTTGTGAACGAAATTAGGTATAGTATCCTCGAAGAATAATACTACATAAGAGTGATAGTTAGCCTGGCCCAAGATAAGGGCTACAACGATCGATACTCTGATGATCTTCATGATCCCAACACGAGTATCGATTTCGCCACGTATCACCAGAATGCCCTGGACTATGATCCAAAGCGTAACGCACGCAACCAGAGGGGCATTGATTGCGCTCTGGATTTTTTCGAGCACTGAGTCCAGTGCGATTGTAAAGGCGGTATCGAAGACCGTGTGTATAGTCGTAAAAGGCGCAGATACTGAGAATTTCATCGCTCCAACCTGGTTTGGCTCTTTCCACCGCAGGTGGGCGGAGTTGAACTTTTTATCTGAGCCGCATTACCTACCGTTCAACTATAGTCCGGGGCTGAAGATTTTCGCGGTTTCCAGGCGTTCTCGTCGCTGGGCGGCGGCCTCCTCTGCAGCGTGGAGGCTGGCCTGTGCAGTGGCCATCGTCAGCAGACTCGTAGCCTGGCTGTTCTGGATGATTGCGTCGTGAATCTGTTTGAGAAGCAATCCGTTTGTTACAGTTGCCTGCATAATGTTCCTTGAACGCGACAGCTGACCAAGCGTGTTGCCATTTTCGCGGAGGCGCTTGTCCATCAACTCGAGATTGTCGGCTGCAACACTCGCGGCATTAGCAGCACCGGTGATCTGCCCACGGAGCAACTCTGCATGTGCGTCGCTGCCATCGATTGCGCGATCGCGGTCCGTTGCGATAGCGCGTGCTGTGGCCGAGACTGGCCTCTGACTGTCAAACATCTGCTCGCTTAGCTTATTCGTCGAGGGGTACTTATTCCCCTGGTTGATTTGGCTCAACAGGCCGGTGACTGCGAAGTTCGTTGTAAACATCCCCACCATCGCAATCGTCTGTTCGAGCATCTGTGCTGTCTTCGCATAGTTCAGAATAGTGGTACCAGCAGTGATCGCTGCCTGATATGTATTTCCGGGGTCGGTGACAACGAACTGCGCTCGGGCCGGGGCCTGCATAGTAAGGCAAGCGGCAATAGTCGTTACTGTCAGTTGGGTAAATTTCATGAAACTTCCTCCGTCAGTCTTGAACTTCTTGGTAACGGGCCATGAACTCGTCTACCCACGCACCAGGAGCATCCCCGTGTCTGGCACGGAGCTGATCGGCAAAACGCACCGTGTTGGCCCGACCCGATAGCACGGCGACATATTCGCGCATCTCGCCGAGGTCGAATTCGCAGATAACGCTTCCGCTCTCGCGCTTAAGCAGAAATTTGCGGCTCCCGATTGCCATCTGCTCGCGAACGGCTTGATATTCTCCTTCGGTACACTTTAAGCCGCCGACATAGGCTGATCGATCCGCCGTCGGAGATGGATAGAAAATTTTTGTCATGCATTGTGCCACGAGACTGGCTCCGAGGGGCGATTCGAGAACATGCTCAGGCTGCTGTGTTGCGAGTATCAACATGCCGTTATTCTTGCGAACAGTGAGCAAGAACTTGTCTACAACTGCAGCGAACTGAGGGTTTAATAAATAAAATCGAAACTCGTCGCAACACATGACAAAGCGACGGCCATCCACAACAGCGCCCACGCGATGGAGGAGGTATGCGGCCGCCGGCGCGCAAACCTCTTCGTACTCCAGAATCTGTGTCATATCGAAGCCGGTAATGGAGGCATGCAGTCTTACTTCATCCACCTCGCCATCGAAGGCCCAACCGAGCGCGTTTCCTCTGCACCACCGCTCCAGTCGCGCTCCTGCGCCTTCGGACGGGCTGTGTAATAGGAATTCGCGTAGGCCCGCGAGGGAACGCATAGCGGGCTCAAATGAAAGCTGCCGGACGATGGCGCGTTCCAGGCGGCGGTTCTCTTCCGGCGAAATAGCTCCCCGTCCATCGCTCTCGATCAAGGCTGTCACCCACTCGCGCAGAAAGTCTCGGGAGGCCGACGTATCGTCCAGGGCCCGTAGAGGCGCCAGGCCACTGGGAACGCCTCTACGTAACGCCAGATACGTGCCTCCCGTGGCACGTACCAGCAGTTCACCACCGCGGTCCTTGTCAAAGAAGACAATCGCACCATCGTGTCCAACCATGCTCTGTTCGAGCATCGCAAGGACAAAGGTCATGAGCGTTGTTTTGCCTTTTCCGACGGGTCCGAATATTGCCGTCATACCCACGTCATTCTCGTGAGGGAGGTAGTCGAAAGGGGTTCCACCATTGGTGCGGAAGCGCGCAACCGAGTTGCCCCAGTGGCCGGAATCCTTGCCACTTGGGAAATTCTCGAACGAGACAAGGCCCGCGAAATTGCGTGAGGTGATCGCCCCGGGTCGCGTGCGCCACTTGGTGTTCCCCGGAAGTTGCGCCCAATAAGCCGCCTCCATACCAATACCCTCTTGGACGATAACGGCGCCCGCATCCGTCAATCGCGTGCGGGCGCTTGCGGCGCGGTTGGCAAGGCTATTGAGATCATCGGCATACACGCACAGGCTCAAATGATGCGCGCCCATTACGAATTCGCTGCTTGCCAACGCGTCCTCTGCCTCGGCGAGTTCATTGATTTGGGAGACGGCCTTGTCACCGGAACTCGTCATTTGACTGGACTTGAGGCTGAGTTTGGCATGGGCCTGTGCACGCGTGAGGAAGGAGAAACTTTGGCTCAACACGAGCGGGAAATTCGCGGACAATAGCGGATTGAGCATGCCTGGCCGCGTCTTTGCCGGATATTCTCGAAATGAGAACAATGAGCCAACGTAGCTATCTCCCGGGGTTCGAATCTCCAGTGCCCGCTTGCCGCAGATTACTCGGTCGGTATAAATCGAAGCGCCCAGTGAACCACTAACCACTGGAACCGGAGTGGCACGGCAGGTCATTATAAGTCGGAGCGCCTCCGCGATTTCCGAGAAAATCACGCCATCTTTCTCGCGGAGACCAAGCCGGCGGAGACCATAGGCGTCGAGGGCGCCACTAGTGATGTGCCACAGATCTTCCAGGTTCCGCGTCTGATTTGCTAAATCGTTCTCGTTTCTATTGTTCCGCTTGATGAACCGGCCCGTGATTTTACCGACCGCAGTTCGGGGAAACACGACCAAGGTGAGGAAATGATCGTTTCGAAAGAGTTTTCCGGACAGCACACGCCGCTCATAAGCTTCGCTCAGACTACCAGCAAACCCGCTATGAAAGTGCCGCGCCGGGGGCAACGCCACGTCGTTATGTCGGACCAGATGAGCACATATTGATACACTATCATCGGCAATGTTGCGTAAGAGCGTATTGAACGCTCGGCAGCGTGCATTGCGGATGGCAACGTCTTCCATTTCGAAGGGCAAACCTTTGACGTGTGCCATAGCCATGACTGAGCCGTCTTCGAGAAGGACAACCTGATCGCTGAGGTGGCCGACATATGGTAGATATATCTCACCAGACCTCTCGTTCCTGCCATTTGTGCCGAACATTAAAGCATTCCTCGTCCTCGTCTCGGCACTTTGATAGGATTGGGGCTGACGCTTGCCCCGCCCCAGAACGGCGCATCCACGCTTCTCCCAGCCGTCCGGAGATAGAGTAGGGCTACACTGGCCGCGTTGTAGTCGCGCTCGACAACAACACGTGATCCGAACCACAGTGGCACAAGAATGATTTCGTAAAGAGGGTTCTGAACAACGACGATGATCAGGCCGGCTAACATCATGAGCAATGCCGCCAAGTTCAGCGGCACGCCCAAGAACAATGCAGGGCGTGTCGCTGCTACGTAGAGAGTACTCTCTTCCAGTCGGTCGCTCATCCGGCCCCTATGAGGGCTTTACCAAGGAAGCTGGCCCCGAACATGATAACGATCCCCCCGATGACACCGGCAACGAGACCGAGTGAAGCACGGCCGAACATCCACGATATGCCGATGGCGACGATGCCGAGCACAGCCAGAGACTGTCCGAAGGGACCAAGGATGAATGCACAGATATTATTCACCATTGTGGCAGGGTCGGTCCCCCCCGTCACTTGCGCCGTCGCTGGCCCGGAGCAGACAATGCTCCACACCGCCGCTCCGCCGGCAGCGGGCGCATGGTCAACCGCTGTGCGCGACATGGCTTTCAAGAAAGCAACAGGACTCAAACGCGCACGATGTTTGTTAAGTGACGCCATTACTACGCTCCATTTAATCGAATATAATATGTTGTTTTTCGAGATGTTCATGGTCTCCAGGCTTCTGGAGTGCGGGGAGGCTGATGAGATCGCCTGCCGATAAGTCTGGCTCTAACGAACCCCACACATCCCATATTTTTTCCGAGATCGGCTTTTCATCAGCCTTTTCCGGACATCCGACCAGCGGTGGCACGATCTCTCGAGCGGCTGACTCAACCTTCTGCACATAACCGTTCGCAAATCCGCGCGTCAGGTCACCCGTGTTGTAGGCCGAGATTGCCTGGCGAAGCGCCAACTGCTTTTCTGCGGCAGTGTCGCCGCCGGCATAGCGGCTTTCAAGCAAGTGCGCCGCGGCCACAAGTGAAATACAGGGCTGAAAGGCCTTTTCTATCGTGAGATTGAGGACGGAAAAGTTCTTACTGTTGATCTGCATAAGCCCAACGTCGATTGAATGTTGTGCCTCGAGGCGGGCTCTGACGCTCTGGCGCGCTTGCGTTTGATCGTTCCAGTGAAGGCTCTCTCCGGTGGTGTTGTCATGTGCCGCAAGCGGATCAAAGCCGCTTTCAACCTTGGCGATTGCGGCAAGCGTAGACGGATTTACCTGCGGCGCGCATCCGCGTGCAAGGCGCTCGAACTCACGCAAGGAGATTGGCGCGGCGTTGCTCGATACGCACATCGAGGCCAAGATGGCGACAGCCAAGGGCAAAGCTGCGTTTAACATTTCCTACCGCCTAAAAGTCGAGAGCTGCCGAAAGAATCAGCGGCCAGGTCATTGATCACTCGGGATTATCAACGCGGTCTGTTACTCTAGGATGTTGCAATTCCACATTCTGGTTACGTTTGAAACGAATGGGAACGAGATGATCCACCGGATCAAGGCAGAGAGGGGGATCGCTCTTATTAGCTCGCGCGATATCGCTACCACTGCCGCATTAAGACTGGCACAAAGGCGACCAACTAGCGGCAAGTGATCACACGAAGCAGTGAACCTCTTAGGAAAGTAAGGGCAGCAGAGAATACGACGTGGTGGTCTAGCTGGATCGAGAATTTGGGGGTCAGGTCAGCTATTCATTACGAGGAGATTTTAATAGGGAGCATCTGCGGCGCGTCTGGCACGCCAGACAAAGGATGCTGCGCAGGCACGGCGTCTATTGGGCCGTTGCCTCGATCTATGACGGCGGTTCAACGCCACTCTTCAGATCGTGCGTGTTGAGTGATGCGCTTCAATGCGCATGACCCCGACACGAGTCCACTGGCTGCGATCGGCTGTGGAAGCGCCGGGTGCGGCGGCCGGGGGACTGTCAGGAATTCTGTGCGGTGGGCCATGATGATGAAAAGGAGAGAATCATCACATGGCTATCGAGAAAGAACTTCTGGACCAGCTCCTGGCTGGACGTGATCCATCCGAGGTTTTCGGCAAGGACGGTTTGCTGGACGATCTGAAGAAGGCGCTTTCAGAGCGCATCCTCAATGCGGAGCTTGACGACCATCTCGACGTCGAGCGCCTGGAGGGCGGCCCCGCCAACAGGCGCGGCACGCGACAATCCTCGCCCAGATCATCAAGCTCGGCCAGAAGCTCACCGACGGCGCAGCCGTGACCATGTTCATCTGATCGGCAGGCCGTGCGGACGACCTCGGGAACCCCGCTTCCTCCCGTTTTGCCGCAGAGAGCGATCTGCGCCTCCGCGAATTTCGACTTATTCATGCCGAAAACTGCGTTGACCGGAGTTCCCAGCCTCAATCGGCCCAGAAAACCGGAGGTGTCAAAGCGGCAACAATGCGTCAGGCTTCACATCACCGATTGATGCGTAAGTGTGCGTTTCCCTGACACCAGGAAGCGGCAGAATGACCCGCTGCAGGAATTTCTGAAACATCGCCATGTCAGCTATCGTGCTTTGACCAGATAGTCGAAACCACCAATCACCATATGGCATTCAAATGATTTCGGGTGCCTTCCTTACCTCGACAAAGACGAGCGTGCCGCGTCCGAAGATCTACGGCGAAACCTCCCGGCATTCGCTGCTCGGCAATTGTGGCTATCAGCTCGTCCTTGGCGCCGACGACCAGGCCACAGCCGAGTACGCATCCCGCGCGCTCGGAAAGCGCACGATCCGCTACCAATCGGAATCCCGCACGATCGAACTGATGGGCCTGCCTCGCCGCACGAAGGTAGAGCAGATTCGCGAACGCGATCTGATGATGCCGCAGGAGGTCCGGCAAATGCCGGAGAACAAGATGGTCCTGCTCATCGAAGGACAACGGCCAATCTTCGGTGAAAAGCTCCGGTTCTTCCAAACGCAGCCCTTCAAATCAGCCGAGGCGTATTCCCAGGCCAACATTCCGCAAGTGCCGGAAGTCGATTATTTCCCGCCGAAGGTCGTGCCGGCGACAACCCCGCAATATGCCAACGGGGGGAAAACCGTTCGAAATTCCCTCGCCGGCGCCAGCGAAAGAGGAGAAGCCTTTGGCAGCCGCCGCGGCGGAGGCAGCACCGCTCAAGGCAGCCACTGCAGCAGAAGAGAAACCTGCAGCACCTGCCAAACGCACAGTCAATAAAAAGGCGCTGCGCCCGAAGCCTAAGCCGACTGCTGCAAAAACGGGCGGTGCGGAAGCATCTGCAAGCCTCGATGCGGTGGAAGCCCGGATAAAGGCCATCGAGGAAGGCCTCAAATCAAAGGCCGCACAACTCAAGGAAGTGGTCGAGAAAAAGGCTGAGAAGCTTGGCGACAAGTCTCCGTCCAAGCGCCGCAACATCATCGATATCTTCAGCTCGACCCTGCCTG
The sequence above is drawn from the Ensifer canadensis genome and encodes:
- the virB2 gene encoding pilin major subunit VirB2 — protein: MASLNKHRARLSPVAFLKAMSRTAVDHAPAAGGAAVWSIVCSGPATAQVTGGTDPATMVNNICAFILGPFGQSLAVLGIVAIGISWMFGRASLGLVAGVIGGIVIMFGASFLGKALIGAG
- a CDS encoding type IV secretion system protein VirB3; translated protein: MSDRLEESTLYVAATRPALFLGVPLNLAALLMMLAGLIIVVVQNPLYEIILVPLWFGSRVVVERDYNAASVALLYLRTAGRSVDAPFWGGASVSPNPIKVPRRGRGML
- a CDS encoding type IV secretion system lytic transglycosylase VirB1 produces the protein MLNAALPLAVAILASMCVSSNAAPISLREFERLARGCAPQVNPSTLAAIAKVESGFDPLAAHDNTTGESLHWNDQTQARQSVRARLEAQHSIDVGLMQINSKNFSVLNLTIEKAFQPCISLVAAAHLLESRYAGGDTAAEKQLALRQAISAYNTGDLTRGFANGYVQKVESAAREIVPPLVGCPEKADEKPISEKIWDVWGSLEPDLSAGDLISLPALQKPGDHEHLEKQHIIFD
- the virB5 gene encoding pilin minor subunit VirB5 — translated: MKFTQLTVTTIAACLTMQAPARAQFVVTDPGNTYQAAITAGTTILNYAKTAQMLEQTIAMVGMFTTNFAVTGLLSQINQGNKYPSTNKLSEQMFDSQRPVSATARAIATDRDRAIDGSDAHAELLRGQITGAANAASVAADNLELMDKRLRENGNTLGQLSRSRNIMQATVTNGLLLKQIHDAIIQNSQATSLLTMATAQASLHAAEEAAAQRRERLETAKIFSPGL
- a CDS encoding type IV secretion system protein translates to MKFSVSAPFTTIHTVFDTAFTIALDSVLEKIQSAINAPLVACVTLWIIVQGILVIRGEIDTRVGIMKIIRVSIVVALILGQANYHSYVVLFFEDTIPNFVHKISGSSIALINIPQQLDLMFALSLGSFQKIAAEIGPMNSQDILAFEGAQWVFYGALWVTFEVYDACGILTKVLLAIGPLILVGYLFDHTRDMASKWVGQLLSYGLLLLLLNIVATIVITTEVVALKLMLIVINNAGTTAAKIIGLYELDMLFLAGDALIVALPVIAGNIAGAHWSGSNKSLSSLSRQLAQVARR
- a CDS encoding VirB4 family type IV secretion/conjugal transfer ATPase gives rise to the protein MFGTNGRNERSGEIYLPYVGHLSDQVVLLEDGSVMAMAHVKGLPFEMEDVAIRNARCRAFNTLLRNIADDSVSICAHLVRHNDVALPPARHFHSGFAGSLSEAYERRVLSGKLFRNDHFLTLVVFPRTAVGKITGRFIKRNNRNENDLANQTRNLEDLWHITSGALDAYGLRRLGLREKDGVIFSEIAEALRLIMTCRATPVPVVSGSLGASIYTDRVICGKRALEIRTPGDSYVGSLFSFREYPAKTRPGMLNPLLSANFPLVLSQSFSFLTRAQAHAKLSLKSSQMTSSGDKAVSQINELAEAEDALASSEFVMGAHHLSLCVYADDLNSLANRAASARTRLTDAGAVIVQEGIGMEAAYWAQLPGNTKWRTRPGAITSRNFAGLVSFENFPSGKDSGHWGNSVARFRTNGGTPFDYLPHENDVGMTAIFGPVGKGKTTLMTFVLAMLEQSMVGHDGAIVFFDKDRGGELLVRATGGTYLALRRGVPSGLAPLRALDDTSASRDFLREWVTALIESDGRGAISPEENRRLERAIVRQLSFEPAMRSLAGLREFLLHSPSEGAGARLERWCRGNALGWAFDGEVDEVRLHASITGFDMTQILEYEEVCAPAAAYLLHRVGAVVDGRRFVMCCDEFRFYLLNPQFAAVVDKFLLTVRKNNGMLILATQQPEHVLESPLGASLVAQCMTKIFYPSPTADRSAYVGGLKCTEGEYQAVREQMAIGSRKFLLKRESGSVICEFDLGEMREYVAVLSGRANTVRFADQLRARHGDAPGAWVDEFMARYQEVQD